The proteins below are encoded in one region of Aquisphaera giovannonii:
- the msrP gene encoding protein-methionine-sulfoxide reductase catalytic subunit MsrP, which translates to MRGLEPVPSGEITPLPTYLNRRALVQAALAVGSLGATGAIYRRLNRPGVAELDTPELAVVGAPPASRGTPADASAAFRVDEPMTPASSVSGYNNFYEFTTDKEGVAEAARGFAARPWQVAVGGMVQKPRTFDIDALRKAFPTEERVYRMRCVEAWSMVIPWAGFPLASLLKTVEPMGGARYVAFETLLAPDRMPGQRRRVLDWPYVEGLRIDEAMHPLTLIAVGLFGRELPPQNGAPLRLVVPWKYGFKGIKSIVKITVTAEQPPTTWNAQAPHEYGFFANVNPEVDHPRWSQATEQRIGESGRRRTLPFNGYAEQVAHLYSGMDLRMNF; encoded by the coding sequence ATGAGAGGCCTGGAGCCGGTCCCTTCGGGCGAGATCACGCCACTGCCGACCTATCTCAACAGGCGGGCACTGGTCCAGGCCGCGCTGGCGGTGGGCAGCCTCGGGGCCACCGGGGCCATCTACCGCCGGCTGAACAGGCCCGGCGTGGCGGAGCTCGACACGCCGGAGTTGGCCGTGGTCGGGGCCCCGCCGGCGTCCCGGGGGACCCCGGCCGACGCCTCGGCCGCGTTCCGCGTGGACGAGCCGATGACGCCCGCCTCCAGCGTCAGCGGCTACAACAACTTCTACGAGTTCACGACCGACAAGGAGGGCGTCGCCGAGGCGGCCAGGGGCTTCGCGGCCCGCCCCTGGCAGGTCGCGGTCGGGGGCATGGTCCAAAAGCCCCGGACGTTCGACATCGACGCCCTGCGGAAGGCCTTCCCGACCGAGGAGCGCGTCTACCGGATGCGATGCGTCGAGGCCTGGTCCATGGTCATTCCCTGGGCGGGCTTCCCACTCGCCTCGCTCCTCAAGACCGTGGAACCGATGGGGGGTGCCCGATACGTCGCCTTCGAGACGCTGCTCGCCCCGGATCGGATGCCGGGCCAGCGGAGGCGCGTGCTGGACTGGCCCTACGTGGAGGGCCTGCGGATCGACGAGGCGATGCACCCGCTCACGCTGATCGCGGTCGGCCTGTTCGGCCGCGAGCTGCCGCCGCAGAACGGCGCGCCGCTCCGGCTGGTCGTCCCCTGGAAGTATGGGTTCAAGGGGATCAAGTCGATCGTCAAGATCACCGTGACCGCGGAGCAGCCTCCCACGACCTGGAACGCCCAGGCGCCCCACGAATACGGCTTCTTCGCCAACGTGAACCCGGAGGTGGACCACCCGCGATGGAGCCAGGCGACGGAGCAGCGGATCGGCGAATCGGGGCGACGACGGACGCTCCCTTTCAACGGCTACGCGGAGCAGGTCGCGCACCTGTACTCCGGAATGGACCTGCGGATGAACTTCTGA
- a CDS encoding TetR/AcrR family transcriptional regulator, whose product MQEPETRTVVLDVAQELIQTRGYNAFSFRDVAERVGIKTASIHYHFPTKTDLCRAVISRQREELAAALARIDAEEDDANRRLARYVSVFRATLEVGNRMCLCGMLAADATTLDPSIVADLRSSLGDHEAWLEALLHRGEEAGVMAASGDLREEARLILSSLEGAMLLARTFDDPGRFDAAALALLSRFRKQTVG is encoded by the coding sequence ATGCAAGAGCCGGAGACCCGGACGGTGGTGCTCGACGTGGCCCAGGAGCTGATCCAGACGCGGGGTTACAACGCGTTCAGCTTCCGGGACGTGGCCGAACGCGTGGGGATCAAGACGGCGAGCATCCATTACCATTTCCCGACGAAAACCGACCTGTGCCGGGCCGTGATCTCCAGGCAGCGGGAGGAGCTCGCGGCGGCCCTCGCGCGGATCGACGCCGAGGAGGACGACGCCAATCGGCGGCTGGCCCGGTACGTCTCCGTCTTCCGGGCGACGCTGGAGGTCGGCAACCGGATGTGCCTGTGCGGGATGCTGGCCGCGGATGCCACGACCCTGGACCCCTCGATCGTCGCCGACCTGCGAAGCTCGCTCGGGGATCACGAAGCGTGGCTCGAGGCGCTGCTCCACCGGGGCGAGGAGGCCGGAGTGATGGCCGCCTCGGGGGACTTGCGCGAGGAGGCGAGGCTCATCCTCTCCTCGCTCGAGGGCGCCATGCTCCTCGCCCGGACGTTCGACGACCCCGGGCGTTTCGACGCCGCGGCCCTCGCCCTGCTGTCGAGGTTCCGCAAGCAGACGGTCGGTTGA
- a CDS encoding SDR family oxidoreductase: MGFAVGGKVALVTGSNRGIGKSIVEGLLAHGASKVYAGARKAASLSGLVEQSGGRVVPVEIDLERPETVEAAASNRDVELVVNNAGVLRAADLLSAEAEDALEYEFDVNVFGPLRMARAFAPVLAANGGGAFAQVNSVVSVKSFPDFPTYCASKAASYSITQSLRAILGKRGTLVVSVHPGPIATDMATSAGLQDIAEPPSVVVEALIKALAAGEFHCFPDTMARNVWQAYEGFARSVVEADMAGG; encoded by the coding sequence ATGGGATTCGCAGTGGGCGGCAAGGTCGCGCTCGTCACCGGGAGCAATCGCGGCATCGGCAAGTCGATCGTGGAGGGCCTGCTGGCCCACGGGGCGTCGAAGGTCTACGCGGGCGCCAGAAAGGCGGCGAGCCTGTCGGGGCTGGTCGAGCAGTCCGGCGGCCGGGTCGTCCCGGTCGAGATCGACCTGGAGCGGCCCGAGACCGTGGAGGCGGCCGCGTCGAACCGCGACGTCGAGCTCGTCGTGAACAACGCGGGGGTCCTCAGGGCCGCCGACCTGCTGTCGGCCGAGGCGGAGGACGCGCTGGAATATGAATTCGACGTGAATGTGTTCGGGCCGTTGCGCATGGCCCGGGCCTTCGCGCCGGTGCTGGCCGCGAACGGCGGCGGGGCCTTCGCGCAGGTGAACTCCGTCGTCTCGGTGAAGAGCTTCCCGGACTTCCCCACCTACTGCGCCTCGAAGGCCGCGTCGTACTCGATCACGCAGTCCCTGCGGGCGATCCTCGGCAAGCGGGGGACCCTGGTCGTCAGCGTGCACCCCGGCCCGATCGCGACCGACATGGCGACCTCCGCCGGGCTCCAGGACATCGCCGAGCCGCCCTCCGTGGTCGTCGAGGCCCTGATCAAGGCGCTCGCCGCCGGGGAGTTCCACTGCTTCCCCGACACGATGGCCCGCAACGTCTGGCAGGCCTACGAGGGCTTCGCCCGCTCGGTCGTCGAGGCCGACATGGCCGGGGGCTGA
- a CDS encoding M60 family metallopeptidase has translation MVVVRPDHVPEGRLAAVRNYLENGGGLVMAATGWGWEQVHRRPIREFSGNALLAGTGLAWTGGFAEKTTEAGYSTSGGIPEATNASAVLDALGGGKQPEEADIPTALESVRLTLGSLPPGPVASKFGSQASQALASLSGRKLDLVPTRRNPASGRDRLRRFAIGIEAALAESAPVDQVRAIAAAADFPGLPDGKARPASRSATIDTRVRGWHSLGLYAAPGARINVKVGPEDVPLGLSVQIGCHTDELWHLDRWERLPQIVRRFPIDGTTTVAANALGGLVYIDVPDGSSPPRSVNVRIEGAVDAPLFRLGSTSKEEWRKDLRNRPGPWAELAGKDLIFTVPSSLIRGLDDPEPLMAWWDAAVRSQAAFARTSKLERPERIVCDRQISAGYMHSGYPIMAPIDDSARLALDLARLRAEGTWGHLHEIGHNFQGDDWTFDGTGEVTNNLQVVHTFDTLLKLPYDAGHEAIRGKAMRTERIRKHLAAGAPFDEWKADPFLALMMYIQLYEGFGWAPFDRVFAEYEKLARGEHPRSDDDKRDQWLIRMSKAAGRNLGPFFRAWGVPTSQAARDAIGGLPAWMPEEMKGLKP, from the coding sequence GTGGTCGTGGTCCGGCCGGACCACGTCCCCGAGGGTCGCCTCGCGGCGGTGCGAAACTACCTCGAAAACGGCGGCGGCCTCGTGATGGCGGCCACCGGCTGGGGCTGGGAGCAGGTCCACCGCCGGCCGATCCGCGAATTCTCGGGCAACGCCCTGCTCGCCGGCACCGGCCTCGCCTGGACCGGGGGCTTCGCCGAGAAGACCACGGAGGCCGGCTATTCCACCTCCGGCGGCATCCCGGAGGCCACGAACGCCTCGGCCGTCCTCGACGCGCTGGGCGGCGGCAAGCAGCCCGAGGAGGCCGACATCCCGACCGCCCTGGAGTCGGTCCGCCTGACGCTGGGCAGCCTGCCGCCCGGGCCGGTCGCCTCGAAATTCGGCTCCCAGGCCTCGCAGGCCCTCGCGAGCCTCTCCGGGCGCAAGCTGGACCTGGTGCCCACACGGAGGAACCCGGCGAGCGGCCGCGACCGCCTCAGGCGGTTCGCGATCGGGATCGAGGCCGCCCTGGCCGAATCGGCCCCCGTCGATCAGGTCAGGGCGATCGCCGCCGCGGCCGACTTCCCCGGCCTGCCGGATGGCAAGGCCCGGCCCGCGTCCCGCTCGGCGACGATCGACACCCGCGTGCGCGGGTGGCACAGCCTCGGCCTGTACGCCGCGCCCGGCGCGCGGATCAACGTGAAGGTGGGCCCGGAGGACGTCCCGCTCGGCCTCTCGGTCCAGATCGGCTGCCACACCGACGAGCTCTGGCACCTCGACCGCTGGGAGCGGCTCCCGCAGATCGTCCGCCGCTTCCCGATCGACGGCACGACCACCGTCGCGGCCAACGCCCTCGGCGGCCTGGTCTACATCGACGTCCCGGACGGCTCGTCGCCGCCACGCAGCGTCAATGTACGCATCGAAGGGGCGGTCGACGCCCCCCTGTTCCGGCTCGGCTCGACGTCGAAGGAGGAGTGGCGGAAGGACCTCCGCAACCGCCCCGGCCCGTGGGCGGAGCTCGCCGGGAAGGACCTCATCTTCACCGTCCCGTCATCCCTGATCCGCGGCCTCGACGACCCCGAGCCGCTGATGGCCTGGTGGGACGCCGCCGTCCGGTCCCAGGCCGCCTTCGCCCGGACCAGCAAGCTCGAGCGGCCCGAGCGGATCGTCTGCGACCGGCAGATCTCCGCCGGCTACATGCACTCGGGCTACCCGATCATGGCCCCGATCGACGACAGCGCCCGGCTCGCCCTCGACCTGGCCAGGCTCAGGGCCGAGGGCACCTGGGGCCACCTCCACGAGATCGGCCACAACTTCCAGGGAGACGACTGGACCTTCGACGGGACCGGCGAGGTCACCAACAACCTCCAGGTCGTCCACACCTTCGACACGCTCCTGAAGCTGCCCTACGACGCCGGCCACGAGGCCATCCGAGGCAAGGCGATGCGCACCGAACGGATCCGCAAGCACCTGGCCGCCGGGGCCCCGTTCGACGAATGGAAGGCCGACCCGTTCCTCGCTCTGATGATGTACATCCAGCTCTACGAGGGCTTCGGATGGGCCCCGTTCGACCGGGTCTTCGCCGAGTATGAAAAGCTTGCCCGCGGCGAACACCCGAGGTCCGACGACGACAAACGCGACCAGTGGCTGATCCGGATGTCGAAGGCCGCCGGCAGGAACCTCGGGCCCTTCTTCCGGGCCTGGGGCGTCCCCACCAGCCAGGCGGCACGCGACGCGATCGGGGGTCTCCCGGCCTGGATGCCCGAGGAGATGAAGGGCCTCAAGCCCTGA
- a CDS encoding prolyl oligopeptidase family serine peptidase, with translation MIGKRIVPAVALLAGCAWAAASEPEDVSGARHYPAAPKSETVEELHGVKVADPYRPLEDPDAPETRAWVEAENRITFSFLEGVPQRAGIRARLTELWNYEKYGAPEVRGGKYFYSFNTGLQNQSVLYAADSLDGAPRVLLDPNTLSADGTVALAGGSITDDGKLFAYGTAAAGSDWNEWKVRDVATGKDLDDHIKWVKFSGAEWDPEHAGFYYGRFPEPKPGADLKGANYYQKVYYHKLGTPQSADRLVWEDPEHKEWRAGATVTDDGAYLILTLGKGTDAKHRVLFRPYKDADAKPVHLVGDFDSEYSFIDNGGPVFWFQTNKDAPRGKVVAIDTRNPGPAHWADVVPESAQTLESVDVVGGRILAVYLEDAHTVVKAFDLSGKHLRDVALPGLGTAAGFHGKRTDKETFFSFTSFASPGTVYRYDVGSGAVSAWKEPRLAFDPSAYESIQVFYKSKDGTRIPMFLSYKKGLKRDGNNPTLLWGYGGFNIAVKPGFRPSALAWMEMGGVYAVANLRGGGEYGEQWHQAGTRANKQHVFDDFIAAAEWLIAEKYTSKAKLAIQGRSNGGLLVGACMTQRPDLYGACLPGVGVMDMLRFHKFTIGWAWTDDYGTPDDPEHFKAIRAYSPLHNIKPGTCYPPAMITTADHDDRVVPAHSFKFAAALQAAQSCDNPALIRIETKAGHGAGKPTAKQIEEAADELAFLVRTLKVGE, from the coding sequence ATGATTGGGAAGCGCATCGTGCCGGCCGTGGCCCTCCTCGCGGGTTGTGCATGGGCCGCAGCCTCGGAGCCCGAAGACGTGAGCGGAGCCCGCCATTACCCGGCCGCCCCGAAGTCGGAGACGGTCGAGGAACTGCACGGCGTCAAGGTCGCCGACCCGTACCGGCCGCTCGAGGATCCCGATGCGCCCGAGACACGCGCCTGGGTCGAGGCCGAGAACAGGATCACGTTCTCTTTCCTCGAGGGCGTCCCCCAGCGGGCCGGCATTCGGGCGAGGCTGACGGAGCTCTGGAATTACGAGAAGTACGGCGCCCCCGAGGTCCGAGGGGGCAAGTATTTCTACAGCTTCAACACCGGCCTCCAGAACCAGTCGGTGCTCTACGCGGCGGACTCGCTCGACGGCGCCCCCCGCGTGCTCCTCGACCCGAACACGCTGTCGGCCGATGGAACCGTCGCGCTCGCGGGCGGGAGCATCACGGACGACGGCAAGCTGTTCGCCTACGGGACCGCCGCGGCGGGCTCGGATTGGAACGAGTGGAAGGTCCGCGACGTCGCCACGGGGAAGGACCTCGACGATCACATCAAGTGGGTGAAGTTCTCGGGCGCGGAGTGGGATCCCGAGCACGCCGGCTTCTATTACGGCCGGTTCCCCGAGCCGAAGCCGGGCGCCGACCTGAAGGGGGCGAACTACTACCAGAAGGTCTATTACCACAAGCTCGGCACGCCGCAGTCCGCCGACCGGCTGGTCTGGGAGGACCCGGAGCACAAGGAATGGCGCGCGGGGGCGACCGTCACCGACGACGGGGCGTACCTGATCCTGACGCTCGGCAAGGGGACCGACGCCAAGCACCGCGTCCTGTTCCGGCCCTACAAGGACGCGGACGCGAAGCCGGTCCACCTCGTGGGCGACTTCGACTCCGAGTACTCGTTCATCGACAACGGCGGCCCCGTGTTCTGGTTCCAGACGAACAAGGACGCGCCCCGGGGCAAGGTCGTGGCCATCGACACGCGGAATCCGGGGCCGGCGCACTGGGCGGACGTCGTCCCGGAGTCGGCCCAGACGCTCGAGTCGGTCGACGTCGTGGGCGGCCGGATCCTGGCCGTCTACCTCGAGGACGCGCACACCGTGGTGAAGGCCTTCGACCTCTCGGGCAAGCACCTCCGCGACGTGGCGCTGCCGGGCCTGGGCACGGCGGCGGGCTTCCACGGCAAGCGGACGGACAAGGAGACCTTCTTCTCGTTCACGTCGTTCGCGAGCCCGGGGACGGTGTACCGATACGACGTCGGGTCCGGTGCGGTCTCCGCCTGGAAGGAGCCGAGGCTCGCGTTCGATCCGTCGGCCTACGAGTCGATCCAGGTCTTCTACAAGAGCAAGGACGGGACGCGGATCCCGATGTTCCTGTCCTACAAGAAGGGCCTCAAGCGGGACGGGAACAATCCGACGCTCCTGTGGGGATACGGCGGCTTCAACATCGCCGTCAAGCCGGGCTTCCGGCCGTCGGCCCTGGCCTGGATGGAGATGGGGGGCGTGTACGCCGTGGCGAATCTCCGCGGCGGCGGCGAGTACGGCGAGCAGTGGCACCAGGCCGGGACCCGGGCCAACAAGCAGCACGTCTTCGACGACTTCATCGCCGCGGCCGAATGGCTCATCGCGGAGAAGTACACGAGCAAGGCCAAGCTCGCCATCCAGGGGCGATCGAACGGCGGCTTGCTCGTCGGCGCCTGCATGACCCAGCGGCCGGACCTGTACGGCGCGTGCCTGCCGGGCGTCGGCGTGATGGACATGCTCCGCTTCCACAAGTTCACGATCGGCTGGGCCTGGACCGACGACTACGGCACGCCCGACGACCCGGAGCACTTCAAGGCGATCCGCGCCTACAGCCCGCTGCACAACATCAAGCCCGGGACGTGCTACCCGCCGGCGATGATCACGACCGCCGACCACGACGACCGCGTCGTGCCCGCCCACTCATTCAAGTTCGCCGCCGCCCTCCAGGCAGCCCAGTCGTGCGACAACCCGGCCCTGATCCGGATCGAGACGAAGGCCGGCCACGGCGCGGGCAAGCCGACCGCCAAGCAGATCGAGGAGGCGGCGGACGAGCTGGCGTTCCTGGTCAGGACGCTGAAGGTCGGGGAATGA
- a CDS encoding ThuA domain-containing protein, translating into MARNLAIGLMAAGLLTGSMAAAARAADTTKIVLVAGRPSHGPGDHEFNAGCKLLAKCLAQRPGIEPVVVTGGWPKDESVFDGAKALVFFMDGGGGHPMIQGDHLEKLQALADKGVGIACLHYAVEVPKGKPGDKFLDWIGGYYETGFSTNPHWKADVQSLPKHPITSGVGPFAIGDEWYFNIRFRPEMKGVTPILVAKPDDATRKGVSASPRGPYKHIVEASGRDEVLAWAVERPDGGRGFGFTGAHFHKNWGDPNFRKLVLNAILWTAGLEVPEGGFDAQVTPEELKQNLDPK; encoded by the coding sequence ATGGCACGGAACCTCGCGATCGGCCTGATGGCCGCCGGCCTGCTGACGGGCAGCATGGCGGCCGCCGCCCGGGCCGCCGACACCACCAAGATCGTCCTGGTCGCCGGCCGGCCGAGCCACGGGCCGGGCGACCACGAGTTCAACGCCGGCTGCAAGCTCCTCGCCAAGTGCCTGGCGCAGAGGCCGGGCATCGAGCCCGTCGTCGTCACGGGCGGCTGGCCCAAGGATGAGTCCGTCTTCGACGGCGCGAAGGCCCTGGTCTTCTTCATGGACGGCGGCGGCGGCCACCCGATGATCCAGGGCGACCACCTGGAGAAGCTCCAGGCCCTGGCCGACAAGGGCGTCGGGATCGCCTGCCTGCACTACGCCGTCGAGGTGCCCAAGGGCAAGCCCGGCGACAAGTTCCTGGACTGGATCGGCGGCTACTACGAGACCGGCTTCTCGACCAACCCGCACTGGAAGGCCGACGTCCAGTCCCTGCCCAAGCACCCGATCACCTCGGGCGTGGGGCCCTTCGCCATCGGCGACGAATGGTACTTCAACATCCGCTTCCGCCCCGAGATGAAGGGCGTCACCCCGATCCTGGTGGCGAAGCCCGACGACGCGACCCGCAAGGGCGTCTCCGCGTCCCCCCGCGGCCCCTACAAGCACATCGTCGAGGCGAGCGGCCGCGACGAGGTCCTCGCCTGGGCCGTCGAGCGTCCCGACGGCGGCCGCGGCTTCGGCTTCACCGGCGCCCACTTCCACAAGAACTGGGGCGACCCGAACTTCCGCAAGCTCGTCCTGAACGCCATCCTCTGGACAGCCGGACTGGAGGTCCCCGAGGGGGGCTTCGACGCCCAGGTCACCCCCGAAGAGCTCAAGCAGAACCTCGACCCGAAGTGA
- a CDS encoding Gfo/Idh/MocA family oxidoreductase, giving the protein MTGPFGSHRRDFLKASTAAAAGLGLLPNAHARGNDAIKVGLVGCGGRGTGAADNICEAAGTTYNIKIHALADVFEDRVRNCRDAIKNSEHGKDKFDVADERLFVGLDGYRKVIEACDLVLLATPPGFRPLHIEATIKAGKNLFTEKPVGVDPAGIRKVLAAYEEAKAKKLCVVAGTQRRHEAGYVESMKRIHEGAIGDIVSGQVYWNGGGIWAVKRQPGWSDTEYQIRNWYHYLWLCGDHIVEQHVHNLDVACWALGSPPVRAVGMGGRQAAPEPERGNSYDHFAVDYEFPNGVHIASMCRQIPDTESNVSETFVGTSGQWHSGGYRFTGKDKSRVRARGINPYVQEHIDLLESITTSKPINELKQVAESTLVAIMGRMSAYTGKAITWEQALNSKLDTFPVPLDIKGTVPEPPFPRPGVTELI; this is encoded by the coding sequence ATGACAGGCCCCTTCGGCTCCCACCGCCGAGACTTCCTCAAGGCCTCGACCGCCGCCGCGGCCGGCCTCGGACTGCTCCCCAACGCCCACGCCCGGGGCAACGACGCCATCAAGGTCGGCCTCGTCGGCTGCGGCGGGCGCGGCACCGGGGCGGCGGACAACATCTGCGAGGCCGCCGGCACCACCTACAACATCAAGATCCACGCCCTGGCCGACGTCTTCGAGGACCGCGTCCGCAACTGCCGCGACGCGATCAAGAACAGCGAGCACGGCAAGGACAAGTTCGACGTCGCCGACGAGCGCCTCTTCGTCGGGCTCGACGGCTACAGGAAGGTCATCGAGGCCTGCGACCTCGTCCTCCTCGCCACCCCGCCGGGCTTCCGGCCCCTGCACATCGAGGCCACGATCAAGGCGGGCAAGAACCTCTTCACCGAGAAGCCCGTCGGCGTGGACCCGGCCGGCATCCGCAAGGTGCTCGCCGCCTACGAGGAGGCCAAGGCCAAGAAGCTCTGCGTCGTCGCCGGCACCCAGCGCCGCCACGAGGCCGGCTACGTCGAGAGCATGAAGCGGATCCACGAGGGGGCCATCGGCGACATCGTCTCCGGCCAGGTCTACTGGAACGGCGGCGGCATCTGGGCCGTCAAGCGGCAGCCGGGCTGGAGCGACACCGAGTACCAGATCCGCAACTGGTACCACTACCTCTGGCTCTGCGGCGACCACATCGTCGAGCAGCACGTCCACAACCTGGACGTCGCATGCTGGGCCCTCGGCTCGCCGCCGGTCCGCGCCGTCGGAATGGGCGGCCGCCAGGCCGCGCCCGAGCCGGAGCGGGGCAACAGCTACGACCACTTCGCCGTCGACTACGAGTTCCCCAACGGCGTCCACATCGCGTCCATGTGCCGCCAGATCCCGGACACCGAGTCCAACGTCTCCGAGACGTTCGTCGGGACCTCCGGCCAGTGGCACAGCGGCGGCTACCGCTTCACCGGCAAGGACAAGTCCCGCGTCCGGGCGAGGGGCATCAACCCCTACGTCCAGGAGCACATCGACCTCCTGGAGAGCATCACGACCTCCAAGCCGATCAACGAGCTGAAGCAGGTCGCCGAGAGCACCCTGGTCGCGATCATGGGCCGGATGTCCGCCTACACGGGCAAGGCCATCACCTGGGAGCAGGCGCTCAACTCCAAGCTGGACACGTTCCCCGTCCCGCTGGACATCAAGGGCACGGTCCCCGAGCCGCCGTTCCCGCGCCCGGGCGTGACCGAGCTGATCTGA
- a CDS encoding formylglycine-generating enzyme family protein → MSRPLHNCGLAVAAAVAALACTAPAPAQEPAPASPADLKPYTETIPGTDLKFEMVPIPGGEFVMGSPDDEEKRGADEGPQHPVKIAPFWMGAREVTWDEYDQFAFQLDLKKKKRDNVDLTSQPETEKKADAVTRPTPPYADETFGFGRKGQPVICITHHAAMEYCRWLSEKTGKVYRLPTEAEWEYAARAGTKAPYSFDDASMIGDFAWYVENAEKPQPVGKKKPNPWGLYDIHGNVAEWCLDHYVADGYKALPADKPTLGPVVLPDAREYPYVARGGSWDDDAEKLRSAARRSSNPEWSVQDPQRPQSIWWHTDATFVGFRLVRPVAEQENLKGLKSQVVKGKTTR, encoded by the coding sequence GTGAGCCGACCGTTGCACAACTGCGGCCTGGCGGTCGCCGCGGCCGTCGCCGCCCTCGCCTGCACCGCCCCCGCCCCCGCCCAGGAGCCGGCCCCCGCCTCGCCGGCCGACCTCAAGCCCTATACCGAGACCATCCCCGGCACCGACCTCAAGTTCGAGATGGTGCCGATCCCCGGCGGCGAGTTCGTCATGGGCTCGCCCGACGACGAGGAGAAGCGCGGGGCCGACGAGGGCCCGCAGCACCCCGTGAAGATCGCCCCGTTCTGGATGGGCGCCCGCGAGGTCACCTGGGACGAGTACGACCAGTTCGCCTTCCAGCTCGACCTGAAGAAGAAGAAGCGCGACAACGTCGACCTGACCAGCCAGCCCGAGACCGAGAAGAAGGCCGACGCGGTCACCCGCCCCACGCCGCCCTACGCCGACGAGACCTTCGGCTTCGGCCGCAAGGGCCAGCCCGTGATCTGCATCACCCACCACGCGGCCATGGAATACTGCCGCTGGCTCTCCGAGAAGACCGGCAAGGTCTACCGCCTCCCCACCGAGGCCGAGTGGGAGTACGCCGCCCGCGCCGGCACCAAGGCCCCCTACTCGTTCGACGACGCGTCCATGATCGGCGACTTCGCCTGGTACGTGGAGAACGCGGAGAAGCCCCAGCCCGTCGGCAAGAAGAAGCCCAACCCGTGGGGCCTCTACGACATCCACGGCAACGTCGCCGAGTGGTGCCTGGACCATTACGTCGCCGACGGCTACAAGGCCCTCCCGGCCGACAAGCCGACCCTGGGCCCGGTCGTCCTCCCCGACGCCCGGGAATACCCCTACGTGGCCCGCGGCGGCTCCTGGGACGACGACGCGGAGAAGCTCCGCTCGGCGGCCCGCCGCTCGTCCAACCCGGAATGGAGCGTCCAGGACCCCCAGCGCCCGCAGAGCATCTGGTGGCACACCGACGCCACCTTCGTCGGCTTCCGCCTCGTCCGGCCGGTCGCCGAGCAGGAGAACCTCAAGGGCCTCAAGTCCCAGGTCGTGAAGGGCAAGACCACCCGCTAG